Proteins co-encoded in one Natronorubrum daqingense genomic window:
- a CDS encoding NAD(P)-binding domain-containing protein, which produces MDVLIVGAGAMGTWFGRAIDASVTFTDVDADAATAAADAVGTDAETASLEETDSYDVVCLAVPMTHATDAIATHAGRADDAIVDVSGVMGPPLEAMATQAPDIERASLHPLFAPERAPGSIAVVRDDAGSTIDALLADLEGRGNDLLETTAGEHDDAMKSVQAATHAAVLSFALAADPVPEGFQTPIYDGLRTLAERVTDGTPRVYADIQDTFDGADAVARAAAEIAEADPAELESLYDEASRRWHSPEFGDADSTADSGDGDRV; this is translated from the coding sequence ATGGACGTACTGATCGTCGGTGCGGGGGCGATGGGGACGTGGTTCGGCCGGGCGATCGACGCCTCGGTCACGTTCACCGACGTGGACGCCGACGCCGCAACCGCCGCAGCCGATGCAGTCGGAACCGACGCCGAGACGGCCTCCCTCGAGGAGACGGACAGCTACGACGTCGTCTGTCTCGCCGTGCCGATGACTCACGCGACGGATGCGATCGCGACTCACGCCGGGAGAGCGGACGACGCGATCGTCGACGTCTCGGGCGTGATGGGGCCCCCACTCGAGGCGATGGCGACGCAGGCACCCGACATCGAGCGCGCGAGTCTCCACCCGCTGTTCGCACCCGAGCGCGCACCGGGTTCGATCGCGGTGGTTCGCGACGACGCCGGATCGACGATCGACGCGCTGCTCGCCGACCTCGAGGGCCGCGGAAACGACCTCCTCGAGACGACGGCGGGAGAACACGACGACGCGATGAAATCGGTGCAGGCCGCGACGCACGCCGCCGTACTCTCGTTCGCGCTGGCGGCCGATCCAGTTCCCGAGGGATTCCAGACGCCGATTTACGACGGCCTTCGGACCTTAGCCGAGCGGGTTACCGACGGCACGCCGCGAGTGTACGCCGACATTCAGGACACCTTCGACGGTGCCGACGCCGTCGCCCGTGCTGCTGCCGAGATTGCCGAGGCCGATCCCGCGGAACTCGAGTCGCTGTACGACGAGGCGTCTCGACGGTGGCACTCTCCGGAGTTCGGGGACGCTGACTCGACGGCCGACTCGGGCGACGGTGATCGCGTATGA
- a CDS encoding small ribosomal subunit Rsm22 family protein, with product MSDQRDAVRSNAKYLRNVRPVDPEEICEYIEGNPHPAVVRQLLREEAASLGLLEQDDETFVPVDDEPVEPNRGPVERVPETYERRLEDLLVERYGVNWHEDATGDLLRSTIRRFKASYLERDPVEYDEDVAAGYAIYHLPGYYAAVQYALDDLAERGLLGRRLRVLDIGAGVGGPALGLCSYLPDDALLEYHAVEPSAAADVLESLLEETGRNVHATIHRSTIESFDPTDVVGEDGGDEGGNSDRFDPTAPDDGFDLILAANVLSELEDPTAVARDALEWLAPDGTLLAMAPADKNTSTQLRAVERDLEDDRVWSPAQLGAAEDGARERGESDDGDRPEAGGTDGRRDGDGDADRRGLVTVYGPTVRLWPGERPTDRGWSFDARPDLEVPSFQRKLDEATPGDDEEHAPGEFVNVDVQFSSSLLRLDGTRRIDVALETSDWAKMAEMERHVTNRIDIAAAKLSRSLSEDENSGYDASSTNPLFKISDGSESTDHYAVLTSETSLNRPLLEAEYGEVCTFEQVLALWNDDEEAYNLVVDEQTIVDRIG from the coding sequence ATGAGCGACCAGCGCGACGCGGTCCGATCGAACGCGAAGTACCTGCGCAACGTGCGCCCGGTCGATCCCGAGGAGATCTGCGAGTACATCGAGGGCAACCCGCACCCGGCAGTCGTTCGCCAACTCCTCCGCGAGGAAGCGGCGAGCCTCGGACTACTCGAACAAGACGACGAGACGTTCGTTCCCGTCGACGACGAGCCGGTAGAGCCGAATCGCGGACCCGTCGAGAGAGTTCCCGAAACCTACGAACGCCGACTCGAGGACCTGCTCGTCGAGCGCTACGGCGTCAATTGGCACGAGGACGCGACAGGGGACTTGCTCCGCTCGACGATCCGACGGTTCAAAGCGAGTTACCTCGAGCGCGACCCCGTCGAGTACGACGAGGACGTCGCGGCGGGCTACGCGATCTACCACCTACCGGGATACTACGCCGCCGTCCAGTACGCCCTCGACGACCTGGCCGAACGCGGCCTCCTCGGGCGACGGTTGCGCGTGCTCGACATCGGCGCGGGCGTCGGCGGCCCCGCCCTCGGCCTCTGTTCGTACCTGCCCGACGACGCCCTCCTCGAGTACCACGCCGTCGAGCCGAGTGCCGCGGCAGACGTCCTCGAGTCGTTGCTCGAGGAGACCGGCCGAAACGTACACGCGACGATCCACCGGTCCACCATCGAGTCGTTCGACCCGACCGACGTCGTGGGGGAGGACGGTGGTGATGAAGGAGGAAACTCGGACAGATTCGATCCGACCGCCCCGGACGACGGCTTCGATCTCATTCTCGCGGCGAACGTGCTGAGCGAACTCGAGGATCCGACCGCCGTCGCGCGCGACGCGCTCGAGTGGCTCGCGCCCGACGGCACCCTGCTCGCGATGGCTCCCGCAGATAAGAACACGAGCACGCAGTTGCGAGCCGTCGAACGCGACCTCGAGGACGACCGCGTCTGGTCGCCAGCCCAACTGGGAGCCGCTGAGGACGGGGCGAGAGAGCGTGGCGAAAGCGACGATGGCGATCGACCCGAGGCTGGTGGAACGGACGGCCGCCGTGACGGTGACGGTGACGCCGACCGCCGCGGACTGGTCACCGTCTACGGCCCCACGGTTCGACTCTGGCCGGGCGAGCGGCCCACAGATCGGGGCTGGTCGTTCGACGCGCGACCGGACCTCGAGGTGCCGTCGTTCCAGCGAAAACTCGACGAGGCGACGCCGGGCGACGACGAGGAGCACGCACCCGGCGAGTTCGTCAACGTCGACGTCCAGTTTTCGTCTTCCCTGTTGCGTCTCGACGGAACGCGACGAATCGACGTCGCCCTCGAGACCAGCGACTGGGCGAAGATGGCCGAAATGGAGCGCCACGTGACCAATCGAATCGACATCGCCGCCGCAAAACTCAGCCGTTCGCTGAGCGAGGACGAGAATAGCGGGTACGACGCCTCGAGCACGAATCCGCTGTTCAAGATCAGCGACGGTAGCGAGTCGACCGACCACTACGCCGTCCTCACGTCGGAAACGTCGCTCAATCGGCCGCTGCTCGAAGCGGAGTACGGCGAAGTCTGCACGTTCGAACAGGTACTCGCGCTCTGGAACGACGACGAGGAGGCGTACAACCTGGTCGTCGACGAGCAGACGATCGTCGACCGAATCGGCTGA
- the surE gene encoding 5'/3'-nucleotidase SurE, translated as MSDSLEILLTNDDGIDSTGIRALHDALAATADVTVVAPATDQSACGRSISHEVDVDERELGYAVHGTPADCVVAGMAELCPDPDLVVAGCNKGANLGEYVLGRSGTISAAVEAAFFDVPAIATSMYVPIDDTPLGEVALEPDAYAEATRITTYLAEHALEVGVFDHAAYLNVNVPIADGDPAPVDITDPSKRYEMDAERDGSQIHMKDLIWESMDPETIPDPEGTDRRAVAEGRISISPLTAPHSTNHHDALSALAETYHESVGSPARQQ; from the coding sequence ATGAGCGACTCCCTCGAGATCCTGTTGACGAACGACGACGGGATCGACAGCACGGGAATCCGGGCGCTCCACGATGCCCTGGCGGCTACCGCGGACGTGACCGTCGTCGCCCCGGCGACGGACCAGAGCGCCTGCGGACGATCGATCTCACACGAGGTCGACGTCGACGAGCGCGAACTCGGGTACGCGGTCCACGGAACGCCCGCCGACTGCGTCGTCGCCGGAATGGCCGAACTTTGCCCCGATCCCGATCTGGTCGTCGCGGGCTGTAACAAAGGAGCGAACCTCGGCGAGTACGTCCTGGGTCGGTCGGGAACGATCAGCGCCGCCGTCGAGGCTGCCTTCTTCGACGTGCCCGCCATTGCGACTTCAATGTACGTCCCCATCGACGACACGCCCCTCGGCGAGGTCGCCCTCGAGCCAGACGCGTACGCGGAAGCCACTCGAATCACGACGTACCTGGCCGAGCACGCACTCGAGGTCGGCGTCTTCGACCACGCGGCGTATCTCAACGTCAACGTACCCATCGCCGACGGCGACCCTGCTCCGGTCGATATCACGGACCCCTCGAAACGCTACGAGATGGACGCCGAACGCGATGGCTCCCAGATTCACATGAAAGACCTCATCTGGGAGTCCATGGATCCCGAGACGATTCCGGATCCAGAGGGGACAGACCGTCGAGCCGTCGCTGAGGGCCGAATCAGTATCTCGCCGTTGACCGCCCCACACTCGACGAACCACCACGACGCGCTCAGCGCACTCGCGGAAACGTATCACGAATCCGTTGGGTCGCCGGCACGCCAACAGTAG
- a CDS encoding SelT/SelW/SelH family protein, whose translation MTSVEIEYCVPCGFLERAEALQHALLSTFGEQLESVTLRTGVNGIFAVRVDDELVYEKSESAYDIDEIVRRVRARL comes from the coding sequence ATGACGAGCGTCGAGATCGAATACTGCGTCCCCTGTGGTTTCCTCGAGCGTGCCGAGGCGCTCCAACACGCGCTGTTATCGACGTTCGGCGAGCAACTCGAGTCAGTGACGCTGCGGACCGGTGTGAACGGAATCTTTGCCGTCCGCGTCGACGACGAACTCGTCTACGAGAAGAGCGAGAGCGCATACGATATCGACGAAATCGTTCGTCGGGTGCGTGCTCGACTATGA
- a CDS encoding helix-turn-helix transcriptional regulator, with protein MVFKTLWTRLSSVWSATSTGQSGDDNSTAGESDDSSDETLSYAEEIEYGVDEHDLPDEDKVLRLLVKRGGRVDRSTVLQETGWDDTYLEEVIDNMEDDGQVSAITVGRKRVICRRGFEPKGYRSHLNE; from the coding sequence ATGGTATTCAAAACACTCTGGACACGTCTTTCGTCGGTCTGGTCGGCCACCTCGACTGGACAATCGGGAGACGATAACTCCACAGCAGGCGAATCGGACGATTCGAGCGACGAAACACTGAGTTACGCGGAGGAGATCGAATACGGCGTCGACGAACACGACCTTCCAGACGAGGATAAAGTCCTCAGGTTGCTCGTCAAACGCGGCGGTCGCGTCGACCGATCGACCGTCCTTCAGGAGACCGGGTGGGACGACACCTACCTCGAGGAGGTCATCGACAACATGGAAGACGACGGCCAGGTCAGTGCGATCACCGTCGGCCGCAAGCGGGTCATCTGTCGGCGTGGTTTCGAACCGAAAGGCTATCGCTCGCATCTCAACGAGTGA
- a CDS encoding DUF1328 family protein translates to MLELALLFFVIALIAGALGAGGVAGLSMSIAKWLVLIFLVLAIISLLL, encoded by the coding sequence ATGTTAGAACTCGCACTGTTGTTCTTCGTAATCGCGCTCATCGCCGGCGCACTCGGTGCCGGTGGCGTCGCTGGGTTGAGTATGTCCATCGCAAAGTGGCTCGTCCTGATCTTCCTCGTCCTCGCCATCATCTCGCTGCTGCTGTAG
- a CDS encoding HalOD1 output domain-containing protein, whose protein sequence is MTSHTRRHGGSLDHEEQIIIDIVEALAEADRLELEEVEYTLYEYINPTILSELAACNTGTWTFRFDVADHEVTVTSDGRLFVDGVLCRTDLALERQSSTCAYS, encoded by the coding sequence ATGACGTCGCATACGCGTCGACACGGTGGATCACTGGACCACGAGGAACAGATTATCATCGACATCGTCGAAGCACTTGCCGAGGCCGACCGACTCGAGTTAGAGGAGGTCGAATACACCCTCTACGAGTACATCAATCCGACGATATTGAGCGAGCTGGCGGCCTGTAACACCGGAACGTGGACGTTTCGATTCGACGTCGCCGATCACGAAGTGACGGTAACGAGTGACGGCCGACTGTTCGTCGATGGCGTCCTCTGTCGAACCGACCTCGCGCTCGAGCGCCAGTCGTCGACCTGTGCGTACAGCTAG